The Microvirgula aerodenitrificans DSM 15089 genome has a segment encoding these proteins:
- a CDS encoding M16 family metallopeptidase translates to MSINHVPVLKAVLALGLLGTVCSASAATIEHWTQPDGARVLYVEARQNPIVDLRIDFDAGSRRDPADRPGVAGMTADMLSAGTTTLSEDAISNRFSDLASEFGAGVDRDRAFVHLRSLSSMAEREASVKLVNEILTRPAFPARVLTRLKAQAIAAYRQQQDSPEAVAYRLLNRSMYGTHPYASGARTDEAAISALTRADLQAFWRHYYRPSTMTISIVGDVDRASAERLARQLTRGLSPAQAALPALPPVPAAQGDTIRKTHTATQASVMFGMPLITRDDPDYYALVVGNYILGGGSFDSRLMKELRDKRGLTYGASSWLAPYAQPGDFALSVNTRREQADEALKVARQTLADFVEHGPTEAEMAQAKGNIVGGFPLRYASNRSLIGYVAVIGFYNLPLSWLDDYPKAIDKVTAADVRDAYRRRVDPARMSVVVVGGEPQRVQ, encoded by the coding sequence ATGTCCATTAATCACGTTCCGGTCCTGAAGGCCGTGCTGGCGCTCGGCCTGCTCGGCACGGTGTGCAGCGCCAGTGCGGCGACCATCGAGCACTGGACCCAGCCCGATGGCGCCCGCGTCCTCTATGTGGAAGCGCGGCAGAATCCGATTGTTGACCTGCGCATCGATTTCGATGCCGGCAGCCGGCGTGATCCGGCCGACCGGCCCGGTGTGGCCGGCATGACGGCCGACATGCTGTCCGCCGGCACGACGACGCTGAGCGAAGACGCCATCTCCAATCGCTTCTCCGATCTGGCCAGCGAGTTTGGTGCCGGCGTCGACCGCGATCGCGCCTTTGTCCACCTGCGCAGCCTGTCGTCCATGGCGGAGCGCGAGGCTTCGGTGAAACTGGTCAACGAGATCCTGACCCGGCCGGCGTTTCCGGCCAGGGTGCTGACCCGGCTCAAGGCCCAGGCCATTGCCGCCTACCGGCAGCAACAGGACAGCCCGGAGGCCGTCGCCTACCGGCTGCTGAACCGCAGCATGTATGGAACGCATCCGTATGCCAGCGGCGCCCGTACCGACGAAGCGGCCATCAGCGCCCTGACCCGGGCCGACTTGCAGGCCTTCTGGCGGCATTACTACCGGCCGTCGACCATGACCATCTCCATCGTCGGTGATGTTGACCGGGCCAGTGCGGAACGGCTGGCCCGACAGCTGACGCGTGGTCTGTCCCCCGCGCAGGCTGCCCTGCCGGCCCTGCCGCCAGTACCGGCGGCGCAGGGCGACACGATCCGGAAGACGCACACCGCCACCCAGGCCAGCGTCATGTTCGGCATGCCGCTGATCACCCGGGACGATCCGGACTACTACGCGCTGGTGGTCGGCAACTACATCCTGGGCGGTGGTTCCTTCGACTCGCGTCTGATGAAGGAACTGCGTGACAAGCGCGGGCTGACCTACGGCGCATCGAGCTGGCTGGCGCCGTATGCGCAACCCGGCGACTTCGCCCTGTCGGTCAATACCCGGCGCGAACAGGCCGACGAGGCGCTGAAAGTCGCCCGGCAGACCCTGGCCGACTTTGTCGAGCACGGGCCGACCGAAGCGGAAATGGCCCAGGCGAAGGGGAATATCGTCGGCGGATTTCCGCTGCGCTATGCCAGCAATCGCAGTCTGATCGGATACGTGGCGGTCATTGGCTTCTATAATCTGCCCCTTTCCTGGCTAGACGATTACCCGAAGGCCATAGACAAGGTGACCGCCGCCGACGTGCGCGACGCTTACCGCCGTCGGGTCGATCCGGCGCGGATGAGCGTGGTCGTGGTCGGTGGCGAGCCGCAGCGCGTTCAATGA
- a CDS encoding Hsp70 family protein, whose protein sequence is MNLSPARACGIDFGTSNSTAGWLRPGVATLLPLEDGKPTLPSAVFFNADEDSMSVGRAAMAEYIDGYEGRLMRALKSLLGSSLIDGHTEVLGRALPFRDLLATFIGELKSRAETAAGRPFDQAVFGRPVFFVDENPEADQRAQDTLEAIARQVGFRDVSFQFEPIGAALHYETTLAHEELVLIADIGGGTADFSLVRLSPERSARSERADDLLGNAGVHIGGTDFDRALSLGGMMPHLGYRSRMKNGAEIPSGIFFHLATWHTINLAYTRQAWADLQGIYRDALARTELDRLSRVVNRHEGHWLALQVEQAKIDLSTADHASLSLERLEAGLAPVITRDDFTTATQSLVDRVAVVVGQLLKDAGVARERVSTIYFTGGSSGVPHLRARIAAELPCARAVEGDLYGSIGAGLAVEAARRYG, encoded by the coding sequence ATGAATCTCTCACCCGCCCGCGCCTGCGGCATCGATTTCGGCACCTCGAACTCCACCGCCGGCTGGCTGCGTCCGGGCGTCGCCACGCTGCTGCCACTGGAAGACGGCAAGCCGACGCTGCCGTCGGCCGTGTTCTTCAACGCCGACGAAGACAGCATGAGCGTCGGCCGCGCGGCGATGGCGGAGTACATCGATGGCTATGAGGGCCGGCTGATGCGGGCACTGAAAAGCCTGCTCGGCAGCAGCCTGATAGACGGTCATACCGAGGTGCTCGGCCGCGCCCTGCCGTTCCGCGACCTGCTGGCGACCTTTATCGGTGAACTGAAGTCCCGCGCCGAGACCGCCGCCGGGCGACCGTTCGACCAGGCGGTCTTCGGCCGGCCGGTGTTTTTCGTCGACGAGAATCCGGAAGCGGACCAGCGCGCACAGGACACGCTGGAAGCCATCGCCCGCCAGGTCGGTTTCCGCGACGTCAGTTTCCAGTTCGAGCCAATCGGCGCCGCGCTGCACTATGAAACGACGCTGGCCCACGAGGAGCTGGTATTGATCGCCGATATCGGCGGTGGCACGGCCGACTTCTCGCTGGTGCGGCTGTCGCCGGAACGCTCGGCCCGTTCGGAACGGGCGGACGATCTGCTCGGCAATGCCGGCGTGCATATCGGCGGCACTGACTTCGACCGTGCGCTCAGTCTCGGCGGCATGATGCCGCACCTCGGCTACCGCTCGCGGATGAAGAATGGCGCCGAGATTCCGTCCGGCATCTTCTTCCATCTGGCGACCTGGCACACGATCAACCTCGCCTACACCCGCCAGGCCTGGGCCGATCTGCAGGGCATTTATCGTGACGCACTGGCACGGACCGAGCTCGACCGGCTGTCGCGGGTGGTCAATCGCCATGAGGGCCACTGGCTGGCATTGCAGGTCGAGCAGGCCAAGATCGACCTGTCGACGGCGGACCACGCCAGTCTGTCGCTGGAGCGGCTTGAAGCCGGCCTGGCGCCCGTCATCACCCGTGATGACTTCACCACGGCGACCCAGTCGCTGGTCGACCGGGTGGCCGTGGTGGTCGGCCAGTTGCTGAAGGATGCCGGCGTCGCCCGCGAACGGGTATCGACCATCTACTTTACCGGCGGCAGCAGCGGCGTGCCGCATCTGCGCGCCCGCATCGCCGCCGAGTTGCCGTGTGCGCGCGCGGTCGAAGGCGATCTGTACGGCAGCATCGGCGCCGGCCTGGCGGTGGAAGCGGCACGACGCTACGGCTGA
- the rsmD gene encoding 16S rRNA (guanine(966)-N(2))-methyltransferase RsmD, producing MKSNSNKVRIIGGDYRRRLISFPDQQGLRPTPDRVRETLFNWLGQALYGQRVLDLFAGSGALGFEAASRGASRVVMVEKSRAVAASLHDNRRLLEAGTVEVVNADAIGWLSGCTDTFDLILVDPPYDSDLLARVLPLLAARLAPGGTVYAECRDWPELNGWKRVKEGRAGVVRHGLLMREPA from the coding sequence GTGAAATCCAACAGCAATAAAGTGCGGATCATCGGCGGCGACTATCGCCGCCGGCTGATTTCGTTTCCGGACCAGCAGGGGTTGCGGCCGACGCCGGACCGGGTGCGCGAGACCCTGTTCAACTGGCTGGGGCAGGCGCTCTACGGCCAGCGTGTGCTGGACCTGTTCGCCGGCAGCGGTGCCCTGGGCTTCGAGGCGGCCAGCCGCGGCGCCTCGCGCGTGGTCATGGTTGAAAAATCCAGGGCGGTGGCAGCCAGTCTGCATGACAATCGCCGCCTGCTTGAAGCCGGCACGGTCGAAGTGGTCAACGCCGACGCCATTGGCTGGCTGTCCGGCTGCACGGACACCTTCGATCTGATCCTGGTCGATCCGCCGTACGATTCGGACCTGCTGGCCCGCGTCCTGCCACTGCTGGCGGCACGACTTGCGCCGGGCGGAACGGTCTACGCAGAATGTCGCGACTGGCCGGAACTGAATGGCTGGAAACGGGTCAAGGAAGGCAGGGCGGGCGTGGTCCGCCATGGCTTGCTGATGCGCGAGCCGGCATGA
- the ftsE gene encoding cell division ATP-binding protein FtsE: MIKFDQVTKRYPGSIDAIKGLSFQIDRGEMVFLAGHSGAGKSTLLKLISGIERATMGNVVVNGQNLSKLRASQLPYVRQHIGVVFQDHKILYDRSVFDNVMLPLDIIGFDRRESTRRVHAALDKVGLLGKEKTNPIRLSGGEQQRLCIARAVVHRPSILLADEPSANLDRAYALDIMELFKSFHQVGATVVISAHDETLMADYGRRIIRLAHGAFAA, encoded by the coding sequence ATGATCAAATTCGACCAAGTCACCAAGCGCTATCCCGGCAGTATCGACGCCATCAAGGGCCTGAGCTTCCAGATCGATCGCGGCGAGATGGTGTTTCTCGCCGGCCACTCCGGCGCCGGCAAGTCCACGCTGCTGAAGCTGATCTCCGGCATCGAGCGCGCGACGATGGGCAATGTGGTGGTCAACGGCCAGAACCTGTCCAAGCTGCGCGCCAGCCAGCTGCCGTACGTACGCCAGCATATCGGCGTGGTGTTCCAGGATCACAAGATCCTCTACGACCGCAGCGTGTTCGACAATGTGATGCTGCCGCTGGACATCATCGGCTTCGACCGTCGCGAATCGACCCGCCGCGTTCATGCGGCGCTGGACAAGGTCGGCCTGCTCGGCAAGGAAAAGACCAATCCGATCCGCCTGTCCGGTGGCGAGCAGCAGCGGCTGTGCATCGCCCGCGCCGTGGTCCACCGCCCCAGCATCCTGCTGGCCGACGAGCCGTCGGCCAACCTCGACCGCGCCTATGCGCTCGACATCATGGAACTGTTCAAGTCCTTCCACCAGGTCGGCGCCACCGTGGTCATTTCCGCCCACGACGAAACCCTGATGGCCGACTATGGCCGTCGCATCATCCGCCTGGCCCATGGAGCGTTCGCCGCATGA
- a CDS encoding M16 family metallopeptidase — protein sequence MKAIQLSGFSGALLLLAASAGAAEAPTVEAVLDNGMKVVIRPDDRAPVAVSQVWYRVGGIDEIGTLTGISHALEHIMFKGTRSVGPGEFARRVAARGGQDNAFTNRDYTAYYQQIGSAALPEMFRLEADRMANLVIDADTLKNELEVIREERRMRTDDSPAAVLMEKVRATAFKGPARQPVIGWADDIPRIDRGVLNDWYQRFYAPNNATLVVVGGVDPAQVLAAARDTFGKLPRRDVRRPEAPVEPPMQDGPHRFVVEQPSQLPYLVMAWRVPKLNKLDDADPYALSMLAATLDGIDASRLPKRVVREARIADSINVDYDPASRGDTLFTITAVPAAGKTVAEVEKAIRTELTRLARDGVSQDELKRIRRQMMASRIYQRDSQFAQAMNIGVLETRGFGWKAEDEMDARLNKVTSADIQRVARAWLRDSALTVGVLKPLPPDPKHPLPAQNLKGDGNVH from the coding sequence ATGAAAGCAATTCAACTTTCCGGTTTTTCCGGTGCCTTGCTGCTGCTGGCGGCCAGTGCGGGCGCGGCGGAAGCACCGACGGTCGAGGCGGTTCTCGACAATGGCATGAAAGTGGTCATCCGTCCCGATGACAGGGCACCGGTCGCCGTGTCGCAGGTATGGTACCGGGTTGGCGGCATCGACGAGATCGGCACGCTGACCGGGATCAGCCATGCACTGGAACACATCATGTTCAAGGGTACGCGCAGCGTCGGTCCGGGCGAGTTCGCCCGCCGTGTCGCCGCCCGCGGTGGCCAGGACAACGCGTTCACCAATCGCGACTACACCGCGTACTACCAGCAGATCGGCAGCGCGGCATTGCCGGAGATGTTCCGGCTCGAAGCCGACCGCATGGCCAATCTGGTCATCGACGCCGACACGCTGAAGAACGAACTGGAAGTCATCCGCGAAGAGCGGCGCATGCGCACCGACGACAGCCCGGCGGCCGTGCTGATGGAGAAGGTGAGGGCGACCGCGTTCAAGGGGCCGGCCCGGCAGCCGGTCATCGGCTGGGCCGACGACATCCCCCGCATCGACCGCGGCGTGCTGAACGACTGGTACCAGCGCTTCTACGCGCCGAACAACGCCACGCTGGTGGTGGTCGGTGGCGTCGATCCGGCCCAGGTGCTGGCCGCCGCCCGCGACACCTTCGGCAAGCTGCCGCGACGCGACGTGCGCCGGCCGGAAGCGCCGGTCGAGCCGCCGATGCAGGATGGTCCGCACCGCTTCGTGGTCGAGCAGCCGTCGCAACTGCCGTATCTGGTCATGGCCTGGCGGGTGCCGAAACTGAACAAGCTCGACGATGCCGATCCGTATGCGCTGAGCATGCTGGCGGCCACGCTGGACGGCATCGATGCGTCAAGACTGCCCAAGCGCGTGGTGCGCGAGGCGCGCATCGCCGACAGCATCAATGTCGACTACGACCCGGCATCGCGCGGTGACACGCTGTTCACCATCACTGCCGTGCCGGCCGCCGGCAAGACGGTGGCCGAGGTCGAAAAGGCCATTCGCACCGAACTGACCCGCCTGGCGCGCGACGGCGTCAGCCAGGACGAACTGAAACGCATCCGCCGGCAAATGATGGCTTCCCGCATCTACCAGCGCGATTCGCAGTTTGCCCAGGCCATGAATATCGGCGTACTGGAAACGCGCGGCTTCGGCTGGAAGGCCGAAGACGAAATGGATGCACGGCTGAACAAGGTCACCAGCGCCGACATCCAGCGCGTGGCTCGCGCCTGGCTGCGTGACTCGGCACTGACGGTCGGCGTGCTGAAGCCGCTGCCGCCGGACCCGAAGCACCCGCTGCCCGCGCAGAACCTCAAAGGAGACGGCAATGTCCATTAA
- the tauA gene encoding taurine ABC transporter substrate-binding protein yields the protein MSFSRRHFLLAAAAAAVIGLPATAMADEGITIAYQTSVEPSKVPQADGLYEKAIGQKLNWRKFEAGAEVIAAVASGDVQIGFLGSSPLAAAASRGLPIQTFFIAGQLGSAEALVTRNGSKIESPKDLPGKKVATPFVSTAHYSLLSALKHWQIDPRQVQVINLRPSEITAAWQRGDIDAAYVWDPALSKARESGKVLATSADVGRWGAPTFDTWIVRRDFAARHPEVLVKFVKVTLDAYADYRKDPARWDAASPQVQKIARLTGASPADVPGLLAGTVFPLAREQLSAGLLGGGTARALLDTSRFLKAQNKVDQVQASYQPFVETRYVRQAAGL from the coding sequence ATGTCATTCAGCCGCCGCCATTTTCTGCTCGCCGCCGCCGCCGCTGCGGTTATCGGCCTGCCCGCCACGGCCATGGCCGACGAGGGCATCACCATTGCCTACCAGACCTCGGTCGAACCGTCCAAGGTACCGCAGGCCGACGGGCTGTATGAGAAAGCCATCGGCCAGAAACTGAACTGGCGCAAGTTCGAGGCCGGCGCCGAGGTCATTGCCGCCGTGGCCTCCGGCGATGTGCAGATCGGTTTCCTCGGTTCCAGCCCGCTGGCCGCTGCCGCCAGCCGTGGCCTGCCGATCCAGACTTTCTTTATTGCCGGGCAACTCGGCAGCGCCGAGGCGCTGGTCACCCGCAACGGCAGCAAGATCGAATCACCGAAGGATCTGCCCGGCAAGAAGGTGGCCACGCCCTTCGTGTCGACCGCTCATTACAGCCTGCTGTCGGCACTGAAGCACTGGCAGATCGATCCGCGTCAGGTGCAGGTCATCAATCTGCGTCCGTCGGAAATCACTGCGGCCTGGCAACGCGGTGACATCGATGCCGCCTATGTCTGGGATCCGGCGCTGAGCAAGGCGAGGGAAAGCGGCAAGGTGCTGGCCACGTCGGCCGACGTCGGCCGCTGGGGCGCACCGACCTTCGATACCTGGATCGTGCGCAGGGACTTTGCCGCCAGGCATCCCGAAGTGCTGGTCAAGTTCGTCAAGGTCACCCTTGACGCCTATGCCGATTACCGCAAGGACCCGGCGCGCTGGGATGCCGCCTCGCCACAGGTACAGAAAATCGCCCGGCTGACCGGTGCCTCGCCAGCCGACGTGCCCGGCCTGCTGGCCGGCACCGTCTTCCCGCTGGCGCGGGAGCAGCTGTCGGCCGGCCTGCTCGGTGGCGGCACCGCCCGCGCCCTGCTCGATACCTCGCGCTTTCTGAAGGCGCAGAACAAGGTCGATCAGGTCCAGGCCAGCTACCAGCCCTTTGTCGAAACCCGCTACGTGCGCCAGGCCGCCGGGCTGTAA
- the ftsY gene encoding signal recognition particle-docking protein FtsY translates to MFSFFKRKPTPVTPSPDTAPDTAPDTAPEAADTPDTPVPAAAEPVNTVPEPVAVVESTPVPPVAAEPEPEPAGTETARRPSWTERLKAGLSKTRDKLGKQFAGLFGGGKIDEDLYEELEAVLLTADMGVSATQHLLDDVRKRVSLRGLKDASELKGALKDALLDLIGPLEKPLDLQRAAPLVIMMAGVNGAGKTTSIGKLAKYFQTLDKRVLLAAGDTFRAAAREQLAEWGTRNNVTVVSQQGGDAAAVCYDAIQAAIARKIDIVLADTAGRLPTQLHLMEEIKKVKRVCNKALPDAPHEILLVLDANIGQNAVQQVKAFDDALGLTGLILTKLDGTAKGGAIAAIARERPIPMYFIGVGETLDDLRPFSARDYVDALFD, encoded by the coding sequence ATGTTCAGTTTTTTCAAGCGTAAACCCACTCCCGTCACCCCGTCGCCCGACACCGCGCCCGACACCGCGCCCGACACCGCGCCCGAAGCCGCGGACACGCCCGACACACCGGTCCCGGCAGCAGCCGAACCGGTGAACACTGTGCCCGAGCCGGTTGCGGTCGTCGAATCCACCCCGGTCCCGCCTGTTGCTGCGGAACCGGAGCCGGAACCGGCAGGCACGGAGACGGCCCGGCGCCCATCATGGACCGAGCGCCTGAAGGCCGGCTTGTCGAAAACCCGCGACAAGCTCGGCAAGCAGTTTGCCGGCCTGTTCGGTGGCGGCAAGATCGACGAGGACTTGTACGAGGAACTGGAAGCCGTGCTGCTGACCGCCGACATGGGCGTCAGCGCCACCCAGCATCTGCTGGACGACGTGCGCAAGCGGGTCTCGCTGAGGGGGCTCAAGGATGCCAGCGAGCTGAAGGGCGCGCTGAAGGATGCCCTTCTCGATCTGATCGGCCCGCTGGAGAAGCCGCTCGACCTGCAGCGCGCCGCCCCGCTGGTCATCATGATGGCCGGTGTCAACGGCGCCGGCAAAACCACGTCGATCGGCAAGCTGGCCAAGTACTTCCAGACCCTGGACAAGCGCGTGCTGCTTGCCGCCGGCGACACCTTCCGTGCCGCCGCGCGCGAGCAGCTGGCGGAGTGGGGGACGCGCAACAATGTGACCGTGGTCTCGCAGCAGGGCGGGGACGCGGCCGCCGTGTGCTACGACGCGATCCAGGCCGCCATCGCGCGCAAGATCGACATCGTGCTGGCCGATACGGCCGGCCGGCTGCCGACGCAGTTGCACCTGATGGAAGAGATCAAGAAGGTCAAGCGCGTCTGCAACAAGGCGCTGCCGGACGCGCCGCACGAAATCCTGCTGGTGCTGGATGCCAATATCGGCCAGAACGCCGTGCAGCAGGTCAAGGCCTTCGACGACGCGCTCGGCCTGACCGGCCTGATCCTGACCAAGCTGGACGGCACGGCCAAGGGTGGCGCCATTGCCGCCATCGCCCGCGAACGCCCGATCCCGATGTACTTTATCGGCGTTGGCGAAACCCTCGACGACTTGCGGCCGTTCTCGGCACGCGACTACGTCGACGCCCTGTTCGACTGA
- a CDS encoding YfhL family 4Fe-4S dicluster ferredoxin has translation MALMITDECINCDVCEPECPNNAISQGEEIYQIDPNLCTQCVGHYDEPQCQQVCPVDCIPLDPGHEETHDQLYQKFVIISGKA, from the coding sequence ATGGCTCTGATGATTACCGACGAGTGCATCAATTGCGATGTCTGCGAGCCGGAATGCCCGAATAACGCCATTTCCCAAGGCGAAGAGATTTACCAGATCGATCCGAATCTCTGCACCCAGTGTGTCGGCCATTACGACGAACCGCAGTGCCAGCAAGTCTGCCCGGTCGACTGTATCCCGTTGGACCCGGGTCACGAAGAGACGCACGACCAGCTGTACCAGAAATTCGTGATCATCAGCGGCAAGGCCTGA
- a CDS encoding O-acetyl-ADP-ribose deacetylase, protein MDKITPAGLPADRVRICVGDLTQIEVDVIVNAANSGLMGGGGVDGAIHRAGGPAILADCRRLRETVLPDGLPTGQVVETTGGRLPARYVLHTVGPVWGRHGGDEAALLAACYRNALARAAALECASIAFPAISTGIYGYPHVDAAQVVAGVLADWCASMAQPERIVLVFFSPRDGEIFSRVSGLPWQ, encoded by the coding sequence ATGGACAAAATCACACCTGCCGGTTTGCCGGCTGATCGGGTCCGCATTTGCGTGGGTGACCTGACGCAGATTGAAGTGGATGTCATCGTCAATGCCGCCAATTCGGGGCTGATGGGCGGTGGCGGGGTGGATGGCGCCATCCACCGGGCCGGCGGGCCGGCCATCCTTGCCGATTGCCGGCGCCTGCGCGAGACGGTGCTGCCGGACGGACTGCCGACCGGGCAGGTGGTGGAAACGACCGGGGGCCGGCTGCCGGCGCGCTATGTGCTGCATACGGTCGGACCGGTCTGGGGCCGGCATGGCGGGGATGAAGCGGCGCTGCTGGCCGCCTGCTACCGCAATGCGCTTGCACGGGCGGCGGCACTGGAGTGCGCCAGCATTGCCTTCCCGGCCATCTCGACCGGCATCTACGGCTATCCGCATGTCGATGCGGCACAGGTCGTGGCCGGGGTGCTGGCTGACTGGTGCGCGAGCATGGCCCAGCCCGAGCGCATCGTGCTGGTGTTCTTCTCCCCCCGCGACGGTGAGATATTCAGCCGGGTCAGCGGATTGCCATGGCAGTGA
- the rpoH gene encoding RNA polymerase sigma factor RpoH, producing MNATMNLPVPSANGSLDQYIAAVNSVPMLTQEEELELATRFQQDEDLEAARQLVLSHLRVVVSISRGYAGYGLPQADLIQEGNIGLMKAVKRFEPTRGVRLFSFAVHWIKAEIHEFILRNWRLVRIATTKPQRKLFFNLRSMKQGFSALSDKEAQRIADDLGVKPEEVREMETRLSGQDIALLADDGDEDGYAPIDWLADHESEPTREIERKAYDRLQREGIEEALASLDARSRRIIEARWLQDDGGLTLHDLAGEFGVSAERIRQIEAKALKKMQMTMVAG from the coding sequence ATGAATGCCACGATGAACCTGCCGGTACCGTCTGCCAATGGCAGCCTAGATCAGTACATTGCGGCCGTGAACAGCGTTCCGATGCTGACGCAAGAGGAAGAACTCGAACTCGCTACCCGCTTCCAGCAGGACGAAGACCTTGAAGCCGCGCGGCAACTGGTGCTGTCGCACCTGCGCGTGGTGGTCTCGATCTCGCGCGGCTACGCCGGCTATGGCCTGCCGCAGGCCGACCTGATCCAGGAAGGCAATATCGGCCTGATGAAAGCGGTCAAACGCTTCGAGCCGACCCGCGGCGTGCGCCTGTTCTCGTTCGCCGTCCACTGGATCAAGGCCGAAATACACGAATTCATCCTGCGCAACTGGCGCCTGGTGCGCATCGCGACCACCAAGCCGCAGCGCAAGCTGTTCTTCAATCTGCGCTCGATGAAGCAGGGCTTCTCGGCACTGTCGGACAAGGAAGCGCAGCGCATCGCCGACGACCTCGGCGTCAAGCCGGAAGAAGTCCGCGAAATGGAAACGCGGCTGTCCGGTCAGGACATCGCGCTGCTGGCCGATGATGGCGACGAAGACGGCTACGCGCCGATCGACTGGCTGGCCGACCACGAAAGCGAGCCGACGCGCGAAATCGAACGCAAGGCCTATGACCGCCTGCAGCGCGAAGGCATCGAGGAAGCCCTGGCCAGCCTCGACGCACGCAGCCGCCGCATCATCGAGGCGCGCTGGCTGCAGGACGATGGCGGCCTGACGCTGCACGACCTGGCGGGCGAATTCGGTGTGTCCGCCGAGCGCATCCGCCAGATCGAGGCCAAGGCACTGAAGAAGATGCAGATGACGATGGTTGCCGGCTGA
- a CDS encoding GTP-binding protein — MAKEKFERTKPHVNVGTIGHVDHGKTTLTAAITTILSKKFGGEAKDYAAIDSAPEERARGITINTAHVEYETEARHYAHVDCPGHADYVKNMITGAAQMDGAILVCSAADGPMPQTREHILLARQVG, encoded by the coding sequence ATGGCTAAAGAGAAGTTCGAGCGGACGAAGCCGCACGTGAACGTCGGCACGATCGGCCACGTTGACCACGGCAAGACCACGCTGACCGCGGCGATCACCACCATCCTGTCGAAGAAGTTCGGCGGGGAGGCCAAGGACTACGCAGCAATCGACAGCGCACCGGAAGAACGCGCGCGCGGCATTACCATCAATACCGCTCACGTCGAGTACGAAACGGAAGCACGTCACTACGCGCACGTTGACTGCCCGGGACACGCCGACTACGTGAAGAACATGATCACGGGTGCCGCGCAGATGGACGGCGCGATCCTGGTGTGCTCGGCCGCTGACGGCCCGATGCCGCAGACCCGCGAACACATCCTGCTGGCCCGTCAGGTTGG
- the ftsX gene encoding permease-like cell division protein FtsX yields the protein MKHSLILNWQSARRALTGFFRQPFGNLLTLLLLAVALSLPLGLYQTVKGLSAWAGQLTSVPQMTLFMELSADTADVKAVEAALKQHPGVASIEFVGRDTALKGLLARNGLDGMQDGLGGNPLPDAFIVTPKDMPATQLEHLQRELSGLPLVELAQFDASWAHKLDAILTLGRQLLLGLGIVLAVALVLVTHNTIRLQVLARRDEIEVAKLIGATNGFIRRPFMYHALWQGIFAALIAWGLSAGFASMASPALGQIATLYGSQARLAPLDADEIAILIAASALLTMLGARLAVNHHLRQLTPH from the coding sequence ATGAAACACTCGCTGATCCTGAACTGGCAGTCGGCCCGCCGCGCGCTGACCGGCTTTTTCCGCCAGCCGTTCGGCAATCTGCTGACGCTGTTGCTGCTCGCCGTGGCCCTGTCGCTGCCGCTCGGTCTGTACCAGACGGTCAAGGGCCTGTCGGCCTGGGCCGGCCAGCTGACCTCGGTCCCGCAAATGACGCTGTTCATGGAACTGTCGGCCGACACCGCCGACGTCAAGGCGGTCGAGGCGGCGCTGAAGCAGCATCCCGGCGTGGCCAGCATCGAGTTCGTCGGCCGCGATACGGCGCTGAAAGGGCTGCTGGCGCGCAACGGGCTGGACGGCATGCAGGACGGCCTCGGCGGCAATCCGCTGCCGGATGCGTTTATCGTGACGCCGAAGGACATGCCGGCCACGCAGCTTGAGCATCTGCAGCGCGAACTGTCCGGGCTGCCGCTGGTCGAACTGGCCCAGTTCGATGCGTCGTGGGCACACAAGCTGGACGCCATCCTGACCCTGGGCCGGCAACTGCTGCTCGGGCTCGGCATCGTGCTGGCGGTCGCGCTGGTGCTGGTGACCCACAACACCATCCGCCTGCAGGTTCTGGCGCGGCGCGACGAGATAGAAGTCGCCAAGCTGATTGGTGCGACCAACGGCTTTATCCGTCGTCCGTTCATGTATCACGCGCTGTGGCAGGGCATTTTCGCCGCGCTGATCGCCTGGGGGCTGTCGGCCGGTTTCGCCAGCATGGCCAGCCCGGCGCTGGGCCAGATCGCCACGCTGTACGGGTCGCAGGCCCGGCTGGCGCCACTCGATGCCGACGAGATCGCCATCCTGATCGCCGCCAGCGCGCTGCTGACCATGCTCGGCGCCCGCCTGGCGGTCAACCACCACCTGCGGCAGCTGACACCGCACTGA